The Sesamum indicum cultivar Zhongzhi No. 13 linkage group LG1, S_indicum_v1.0, whole genome shotgun sequence genome includes a window with the following:
- the LOC105170970 gene encoding LOW QUALITY PROTEIN: eukaryotic translation initiation factor 3 subunit L-like (The sequence of the model RefSeq protein was modified relative to this genomic sequence to represent the inferred CDS: inserted 2 bases in 1 codon) — protein MTITGTMAYEREQQIPGDYDPNYVPDSVKSFVVHMYRHIREKNVYEIHQMYETSFQSISDRFFKDAPWPSVDAVAPYVDNDHVFCLLYREMWFRHLYARLSPTLKQRIDSWDNYCNLFQVVLHGVVNMQLPNQWLWDMVDEFVYQFQSFCQYRAKMKSKTEQEIALLRQNGQAWNVYGVLNYLQALVEKSMIIQILEQEKEGLEQFTATDGYDYSGGSNVLKVLGYFSMIGLLRVHCLLGDYHTALKCLLPIDISQQGVYTSVIGSHITTIYHYGFANLMLRRYTDAIREFNKILLYIFKTKQYHQKSPQYEQILKKNEQMYALLAXPQVKLVEEVVNSQLREKYGEKMSRMQRYDDEAFALYDELFSYACPKFITPSAPSYEEPLVNYNQDAYRLQLKLFLYEVKQQQLLSGVRTFLKVYSTITLGKLAAYMEVDEPTLRTILMTYKHKTHAVDFDGKITSNADIDFYINDDMIHVAESKSAKRYGDYFMRQIVKLEGVMTDVDRIKLE, from the exons ATGACAATCACCGGTACGATGGCGTACGAACGCGAGCAACAAATTCCCGGTGACTACGACCCTAATTACGTACCTGACTCCGTGAAATCTTTCGTAGTTCACATGTACCGCCATATACGGGAGAAGAACGTCTACGAGATCCACCAGATGTATGAGACGTCGTTCCAGAGCATCAGTGATAGGTTTTTCAAGGATGCGCCTTGGCCTTCTGTCGACGCCGTGGCCCCATACGTTGATAACGATCATGTCTTTTGCTTGCTGTATCGCGAGATGTGGTTTCGACATTTGTATGCCAGGCTTTCGCCTACACTCAAGCAACGGATTGATTCATGGGATAATTATTGTAATCTCTTCCAG GTTGTATTACATGGGGTGGTGAATATGCAACTTCCAAATCAGTGGTTATGGGACATGGTTGATGAATTTGTATACCAGTTTCAGTCATTCTGCCAGTATCGTGCTAAGATGAAGAGCAAGACTGAGCAGGAGATTGCGCTTCTGAGGCAGAATGGTCAG GCATGGAATGTGTATGGTGTCCTCAATTACTTACAGGCACTTGTGGAGAAGTCTATGATTATTCAAATCCTTGAGCAGGAGAAGGAAGGCCTTGAACAGTTCACTGCTACAGATGGATATGACTACAGCGGTGGAAGTAATGTATTGAAGGTCTTGGGATATTTTAGCATGATTGGTCTACTTAGAGTTCACTGTTTGTTGGGTGATTATCATACCGCCCTGAAGTGCTTACTTCCTATTGACATAAGTCAACAAGGCGTGTACACCAGTGTTATTGGAAGCCACATCACTACTATATATCATTATGGATTTGCAAACCTCATGCTGAGGAG GTATACAGATGCAATTCgagaattcaacaaaatacttctttacatttttaaaaccAAGCAATATCACCAAAAATCCCCTCAGTATGAGCAGATACTAAAGAAGAATGAGCAGATGTATGCCTTGCTTGC TCCTCAAGTGAAGCTTGTTGAGGAGGTTGTGAACTCTCAGTTACGGGAAAAATACGGTGAAAAAATGTCAAGGATGCAGAGATATGATGATGAGGCATTCGCTCTATATGATGAGCTCTTCTCTTATGCCTGCCCAAAGTTCATTACTCCCTCTGCCCCAAGCTATGAGGAGCCTCTCGTAAATTATAACCAG GATGCTTATAGACTACAGTTGAAGTTGTTTCTTTATGAAGTAAAGCAGCAGCAACTATTATCAGGCGTTCGAACCTTCTTAAAAGTGTACTCAACAATCACCCTCGGGAAGCTTGCTGCATACATGGAAGTGGATGAACCTACCTTGAG GACGATCTTGATGACATACAAACACAAGACACATGCTGTAGATTTTGATGGAAAAATCACCTCGAATGCGGATATAGATTTCTATATTAATGAT GACATGATTCATGTTGCTGAATCAAAATCAGCAAAACGGTACGGAGATTATTTTATGCGCCAAATTGTCAAG CTCGAAGGGGTAATGACCGATGTTGACAGGATAAAGCTGGAATAG
- the LOC105170528 gene encoding transcription factor MYB3R-1 isoform X1 encodes MESDRTSNNTLSDGGRNFLHRARPLHGRTTGPTRRSTKGQWTAEEDEILRIAVQRFKGKNWKKIAECFKDRTDVQCLHRWQKVLNPELVKGPWSKEEDEIIIELVSKYGPKKWSTIAQHLPGRIGKQCRERWHNHLNPNINKEAWTQEEELALIRAHQIYGNKWAELTKFLPGRTDNAIKNHWNSSVKKKLDMYLASGLLSQFQGPPLVSRPNHSAASSSSRAQQSGEDDSVFKGGVEVEEASECSQGSTIANFSQPLNNAIAHPRRDCRGTEESGSIPYPEDYCPTFQEATYGIPEVPCELDDKYLEHDFPLDWGTFAGKDWQLNANELPDMSLLDLGQESSGLVLPSVSDRNNHEAVPFPQESSIPLGASTSVEKVVGDTNTSNPIANLDYRMVYPEADLGVCCPSENVISDIDGLTDSLLHRSSNFQIPEDETFASQSCYMPPGNSVIQPLPLLPTQLPPADASLMFSMNPHQYSYPSHENAGQECIPPSTHGRFIYSKESDYSNEAREAPKLVPANDFVLAPCDDSHCSSEDKDIKFDEQKESGALFYEPPRFPSLDIPFFSCDLIQSGSDLHQEYSPLGIRQLMISSMTPFKLWDSPSRDDSPVAVLKSAAKTFTSTPSILKKRQRDLVSPLSEKRFEKKLEGFSKQESFSNLTNDFSRLEVMFDECMEKKGPLLSLSPNKRNSEPSCKEKENAPPPCGQAENEGNENIIVPEIKISIEEFNSSDSLNKITEQTAVADVKAKGGGNNVTEKAREFSGILVEHDMNDLIFFSPDRFGSKNDRAIGPSPRALGNQYSRRLDALSKNGAILSSSETSCFSVICSPRLCTKKDGTNLVISTSLQSLSPSDKKAESSGTGVASENNSIFVETPFKRSIESPLAWKSPWFINTFVPGPRIDTDITIEDIGYFLSPGDRSYDAIGLMKQLGEQTAGAFADAQEVLGDETPETIMKGQCSVNHEGRKENNNSPNSQAEYHSALAANFMTERRTLDFSECATPAKETGKPSNSISFSSPSSYLLKECR; translated from the exons CGGAATGTTTCAAGGATAGAACAGATGTACAGTGCTTACATAGGTGGCAGAAGGTTCTTAATCCAGAACTTGTCAAAGGTCCATGGTCGAAAGAG GAggatgaaataataattgagtTGGTCAGTAAATATGGGCCCAAAAAGTGGTCTACCATTGCACAGCATCTTCCTGGACGTATTGGGAAGCAGTGTCGAGAAAG GTGGCACAATCATCTTAATCCCAACATAAATAAAGAAGCTTGGACACAAGAGGAGGAGTTGGCTTTAATTCGCGCCCATCAAATTTATGGAAACAAGTGGGCAGAGTTAACCAAATTCTTGCCTGGGAG AACTGACAATGCAATAAAGAATCATTGGAATAGTTCTGTCAAGAAGAAATTGGACATGTATTTGGCTTCAGGATTGCTTTCACAGTTCCAAGGTCCACCTCTTGTTAGCCGTCCAAATCACTCAGCAGCTTCCTCTTCTTCAAGGGCACAACAAAGTGGCGAAGATGATAGTGTTTTTAAAGGGGGAGTAGAAGTGGAGGAAGCTTCTGAATGCAGTCAAGGTTCAACAATTGCCAACTTCTCTCAGCCTCTAAATAATGCAATTGCACATCCCAGAAGAGACTGCAGAGGGACTGAAGAATCAGGGTCAATTCCATATCCTGAGGATTATTGTCCTACATTTCAAGAAGCCACATATGGTATACCAGAAGTACCTTGTGAACTGGATGACAAGTACCTTGAACATGATTTCCCACTAGATTGGGGGACCTTTGCAGGGAAAGATTGGCAACTAAATGCGAATGAGCTACCTGACATGTCTTTGCTTGATCTGGGGCAAGAGTCATCCGGACTGGTCCTGCCATCTGTGAGTGACAGGAACAATCATGAAGCAGTACCATTTCCACAAGAATCTTCTATTCCTTTAGGTGCTTCTACTTCCGTGGAAAAAGTGGTGGGGGACACTAATACCTCTAACCCCATAGCTAATTTAGACTACAGAATGGTATACCCTGAGGCTGACCTGGGCGTATGTTGTCCCTCTGAAAATGTTATTAGCGACATTGATGGACTTACAGATTCATTGCTTCATCGctcttcaaattttcagatTCCTGAAGATGAGACATTTGCTTCACAATCTTGTTATATGCCACCAGGCAATTCAGTTATTCAACCTCTCCCCCTCCTCCCTACACAACTTCCTCCAGCTGATGCTTCGCTTATGTTCAGTATGAATCCACATCAGTATAGTTATCCTTCACATGAGAATGCAGGGCAGGAATGTATTCCACCAAGTACACATGGTCGCTTTATCTATTCCAAGGAGTCTGATTACTCTAATGAGGCAAGAGAAGCGCCGAAACTAGTTCCAGCTAATGATTTTGTCTTGGCACCATGTGATGATTCTCACTGTTCTTCTGAGGACAAAgatatcaaatttgatgaacAGAAAGAGTCTGGAGCTTTGTTCTATGAGCCGCCTCGTTTTCCAAGCTTGGATATACCGTTCTTCAGTTGTGATCTTATACAATCTGGCAGTGATTTGCATCAAGAGTACAGTCCACTCGGCATCCGCCAGCTGATGATATCTTCCATGACTCCATTCAAACTGTGGGATTCACCATCTAGAGATGATAGCCCTGTTGCTGTTCTGAAAAGTGCAGCCAAAACTTTTACTAGCACACCATCAATTCTGAAGAAAAGACAGCGTGATTTGGTGTCTCCTTTGTCAGAAAAGAGATTTGAAAAGAAGCTTGAAGGTTTTTCAAAGCAAGAATCATTTTCCAATCTGACCAATGATTTTTCCAGATTGGAGGTTATGTTTGATGAATGTATGGAGAAGAAAGGACCACTGTTGTCATTATctccaaataaaagaaactccGAACCTTCCtgtaaagaaaaagaaaacgcGCCACCTCCTTGTGGACAAGCAGAAAATGAGGGCAATGAGAACATCATCGTGCCagaaatcaaaatatcaatagaAGAGTTCAATAGCAGTGATTCTTTGAACAAGATAACAGAACAAACTGCTGTTGCAGATGTGAAAGCTAAGGGTGGAGGAAATAATGTCACCGAAAAG GCAAGAGAGTTTTCTGGAATCCTTGTTGAACATGATATGAATGACTTGATATTCTTTTCTCCTGACCGTTTTGGAAGTAAGAATGACAGAGCAATTGGTCCGAGTCCTAGAGCTCTTGGAAATCAGTATTCTCGAAGACTAGATGCTTTATCAAAAAATGGTGCAATCTTATCCTCTTCTGAGACTTCATGTTTTTCTGTTATTTGTTCTCCTCGTCTGTGTACAAAGAAGGATGGAACTAATTTGGTCATAAGTACATCTCTTCAGTCCTTGAGTCCTTCAGATAAGAAAGCCGAAAGTTCTGGCACAGGTGTAGCTTCTGAAAACAATAGCAT ATTTGTGGAGACACCATTTAAGAGGAGCATAGAATCTCCTTTGGCTTGGAAGTCTCCTTGGTTTATTAATACTTTTGTTCCCGGACCCAGAATCGATACAGATATAACAATCGAG GATATTGGCTACTTTCTGAGTCCCGGGGACAGAAGTTATGATGCCATTGGTTTAATGAAGCAATTGGGAGAGCAGACTGCTGGTGCATTTGCTGACGCCCAAGAGGTTCTCGGAGATGAAACCCCTGAAACAATTATGAAGGGGCAATGCTCCGTAAACCATGAAGGAAGAAAGGAGAACAATAACAGTCCGAACTCTCAGGCAGAATATCATTCTGCTTTGGCTGCAAATTTCATG ACAGAAAGACGCACCCTTGACTTTAGTGAATGCGCAACGCCTGCGAAGGAAACTGGAAAGCCCTCAAACAGCATTAGTTTCTCTAGCCCCTCTTCTTATTTGTTGAAGGAATGCAGGTAG
- the LOC105170528 gene encoding transcription factor MYB3R-1 isoform X2, which translates to MESDRTSNNTLSDGGRNFLHRARPLHGRTTGPTRRSTKGQWTAEEDEILRIAVQRFKGKNWKKIDVQCLHRWQKVLNPELVKGPWSKEEDEIIIELVSKYGPKKWSTIAQHLPGRIGKQCRERWHNHLNPNINKEAWTQEEELALIRAHQIYGNKWAELTKFLPGRTDNAIKNHWNSSVKKKLDMYLASGLLSQFQGPPLVSRPNHSAASSSSRAQQSGEDDSVFKGGVEVEEASECSQGSTIANFSQPLNNAIAHPRRDCRGTEESGSIPYPEDYCPTFQEATYGIPEVPCELDDKYLEHDFPLDWGTFAGKDWQLNANELPDMSLLDLGQESSGLVLPSVSDRNNHEAVPFPQESSIPLGASTSVEKVVGDTNTSNPIANLDYRMVYPEADLGVCCPSENVISDIDGLTDSLLHRSSNFQIPEDETFASQSCYMPPGNSVIQPLPLLPTQLPPADASLMFSMNPHQYSYPSHENAGQECIPPSTHGRFIYSKESDYSNEAREAPKLVPANDFVLAPCDDSHCSSEDKDIKFDEQKESGALFYEPPRFPSLDIPFFSCDLIQSGSDLHQEYSPLGIRQLMISSMTPFKLWDSPSRDDSPVAVLKSAAKTFTSTPSILKKRQRDLVSPLSEKRFEKKLEGFSKQESFSNLTNDFSRLEVMFDECMEKKGPLLSLSPNKRNSEPSCKEKENAPPPCGQAENEGNENIIVPEIKISIEEFNSSDSLNKITEQTAVADVKAKGGGNNVTEKAREFSGILVEHDMNDLIFFSPDRFGSKNDRAIGPSPRALGNQYSRRLDALSKNGAILSSSETSCFSVICSPRLCTKKDGTNLVISTSLQSLSPSDKKAESSGTGVASENNSIFVETPFKRSIESPLAWKSPWFINTFVPGPRIDTDITIEDIGYFLSPGDRSYDAIGLMKQLGEQTAGAFADAQEVLGDETPETIMKGQCSVNHEGRKENNNSPNSQAEYHSALAANFMTERRTLDFSECATPAKETGKPSNSISFSSPSSYLLKECR; encoded by the exons ATGTACAGTGCTTACATAGGTGGCAGAAGGTTCTTAATCCAGAACTTGTCAAAGGTCCATGGTCGAAAGAG GAggatgaaataataattgagtTGGTCAGTAAATATGGGCCCAAAAAGTGGTCTACCATTGCACAGCATCTTCCTGGACGTATTGGGAAGCAGTGTCGAGAAAG GTGGCACAATCATCTTAATCCCAACATAAATAAAGAAGCTTGGACACAAGAGGAGGAGTTGGCTTTAATTCGCGCCCATCAAATTTATGGAAACAAGTGGGCAGAGTTAACCAAATTCTTGCCTGGGAG AACTGACAATGCAATAAAGAATCATTGGAATAGTTCTGTCAAGAAGAAATTGGACATGTATTTGGCTTCAGGATTGCTTTCACAGTTCCAAGGTCCACCTCTTGTTAGCCGTCCAAATCACTCAGCAGCTTCCTCTTCTTCAAGGGCACAACAAAGTGGCGAAGATGATAGTGTTTTTAAAGGGGGAGTAGAAGTGGAGGAAGCTTCTGAATGCAGTCAAGGTTCAACAATTGCCAACTTCTCTCAGCCTCTAAATAATGCAATTGCACATCCCAGAAGAGACTGCAGAGGGACTGAAGAATCAGGGTCAATTCCATATCCTGAGGATTATTGTCCTACATTTCAAGAAGCCACATATGGTATACCAGAAGTACCTTGTGAACTGGATGACAAGTACCTTGAACATGATTTCCCACTAGATTGGGGGACCTTTGCAGGGAAAGATTGGCAACTAAATGCGAATGAGCTACCTGACATGTCTTTGCTTGATCTGGGGCAAGAGTCATCCGGACTGGTCCTGCCATCTGTGAGTGACAGGAACAATCATGAAGCAGTACCATTTCCACAAGAATCTTCTATTCCTTTAGGTGCTTCTACTTCCGTGGAAAAAGTGGTGGGGGACACTAATACCTCTAACCCCATAGCTAATTTAGACTACAGAATGGTATACCCTGAGGCTGACCTGGGCGTATGTTGTCCCTCTGAAAATGTTATTAGCGACATTGATGGACTTACAGATTCATTGCTTCATCGctcttcaaattttcagatTCCTGAAGATGAGACATTTGCTTCACAATCTTGTTATATGCCACCAGGCAATTCAGTTATTCAACCTCTCCCCCTCCTCCCTACACAACTTCCTCCAGCTGATGCTTCGCTTATGTTCAGTATGAATCCACATCAGTATAGTTATCCTTCACATGAGAATGCAGGGCAGGAATGTATTCCACCAAGTACACATGGTCGCTTTATCTATTCCAAGGAGTCTGATTACTCTAATGAGGCAAGAGAAGCGCCGAAACTAGTTCCAGCTAATGATTTTGTCTTGGCACCATGTGATGATTCTCACTGTTCTTCTGAGGACAAAgatatcaaatttgatgaacAGAAAGAGTCTGGAGCTTTGTTCTATGAGCCGCCTCGTTTTCCAAGCTTGGATATACCGTTCTTCAGTTGTGATCTTATACAATCTGGCAGTGATTTGCATCAAGAGTACAGTCCACTCGGCATCCGCCAGCTGATGATATCTTCCATGACTCCATTCAAACTGTGGGATTCACCATCTAGAGATGATAGCCCTGTTGCTGTTCTGAAAAGTGCAGCCAAAACTTTTACTAGCACACCATCAATTCTGAAGAAAAGACAGCGTGATTTGGTGTCTCCTTTGTCAGAAAAGAGATTTGAAAAGAAGCTTGAAGGTTTTTCAAAGCAAGAATCATTTTCCAATCTGACCAATGATTTTTCCAGATTGGAGGTTATGTTTGATGAATGTATGGAGAAGAAAGGACCACTGTTGTCATTATctccaaataaaagaaactccGAACCTTCCtgtaaagaaaaagaaaacgcGCCACCTCCTTGTGGACAAGCAGAAAATGAGGGCAATGAGAACATCATCGTGCCagaaatcaaaatatcaatagaAGAGTTCAATAGCAGTGATTCTTTGAACAAGATAACAGAACAAACTGCTGTTGCAGATGTGAAAGCTAAGGGTGGAGGAAATAATGTCACCGAAAAG GCAAGAGAGTTTTCTGGAATCCTTGTTGAACATGATATGAATGACTTGATATTCTTTTCTCCTGACCGTTTTGGAAGTAAGAATGACAGAGCAATTGGTCCGAGTCCTAGAGCTCTTGGAAATCAGTATTCTCGAAGACTAGATGCTTTATCAAAAAATGGTGCAATCTTATCCTCTTCTGAGACTTCATGTTTTTCTGTTATTTGTTCTCCTCGTCTGTGTACAAAGAAGGATGGAACTAATTTGGTCATAAGTACATCTCTTCAGTCCTTGAGTCCTTCAGATAAGAAAGCCGAAAGTTCTGGCACAGGTGTAGCTTCTGAAAACAATAGCAT ATTTGTGGAGACACCATTTAAGAGGAGCATAGAATCTCCTTTGGCTTGGAAGTCTCCTTGGTTTATTAATACTTTTGTTCCCGGACCCAGAATCGATACAGATATAACAATCGAG GATATTGGCTACTTTCTGAGTCCCGGGGACAGAAGTTATGATGCCATTGGTTTAATGAAGCAATTGGGAGAGCAGACTGCTGGTGCATTTGCTGACGCCCAAGAGGTTCTCGGAGATGAAACCCCTGAAACAATTATGAAGGGGCAATGCTCCGTAAACCATGAAGGAAGAAAGGAGAACAATAACAGTCCGAACTCTCAGGCAGAATATCATTCTGCTTTGGCTGCAAATTTCATG ACAGAAAGACGCACCCTTGACTTTAGTGAATGCGCAACGCCTGCGAAGGAAACTGGAAAGCCCTCAAACAGCATTAGTTTCTCTAGCCCCTCTTCTTATTTGTTGAAGGAATGCAGGTAG
- the LOC105170896 gene encoding aspartate aminotransferase, cytoplasmic, translating into MHGGGNTSPSFSSFSSSSSSAADRRLNALVRHLEGSSLNGSRSIAASPTSGSHGAPNSVFDHLVRAPEDPILGVTVAYNKDPSPVKLNLGVGAYRTEEGKPLVLNVVRRAEQMLVNDSSRVKEYLPIVGLSDFNKLSAKLILGADSPAIQENRVSTVQCLSGTGSLRVGAEFLARHYHQHTIYIPQPTWGNHPKVFGLAGLSVKTYRYYDPATRGLNFQGLLEDLGSAPSGAIVLLHACAHNPTGVDPTIHQWEQIRQLIRSKALLPFFDSAYQGFASGNLDADAESVRMFAKDGGECLVAQSYAKNMGLYGERVGALSIVCRSADVASRVESQLKLVIRPMYSNPPIHGASIVATILKDRSMYQEWTIELKAMAERIISMRQQLFDALRSRGTPGDWSHIIKQIGMFTFTGLNSKQVAFMTKEYHIYMTSDGRISMAGLSSRTVPHLADAIHAAVTRVA; encoded by the exons ATGCACGGAGGAGGGAACACCTCACCATCATTCTCTTCGTTTTCGTCTTCCTCGTCGTCAGCCGCTGATCGGAGGTTGAATGCTCTGGTTCGCCACCTGGAAGGATCGTCGCTCAATGGGAGTCGCTCCATCGCCGCCTCTCCCACTTCCGGCTCTCACGGAGCCCCGAATTCCGTGTTTGATCATCTTGTTCGGGCGCCTGAAGATCCCATTCTCGGC gTGACTGTTGCCTACAATAAAGACCCGAGCCCTGTGAAGTTGAACCTGGGAGTTGGTGCATATCGGACAGAG GAAGGAAAGCCGCTTGTTCTGAATGTTGTTAGAAGAGCAGAGCAGATGCTAGTGAACGACAG CTCTCGTGTGAAGGAGTATCTTCCCATTGTTGGGCTGTCAgatttcaataaattgagtGCTAAGCTTATACTTGGTGCTGACAG TCCTGCGATCCAAGAGAACAGGGTTTCAACTGTTCAGTGCTTGTCTGGTACAGGATCATTGAGGGTTGGAGCTGAATTTTTGGCTCGACACTATCATCAA CATACTATTTATATTCCGCAGCCAACATGGGGAAACCACCCAAAAGTTTTTGGTCTGGCAGGGTTATCTGTGAAGACTTATCGCTACTACGATCCAGCTACTCGTGGACTCAACTTCCAAG GCTTGTTAGAAGACCTTGGATCTGCTCCTTCAGGAGCAATTGTGCTTCTTCATGCATGCGCTCATAACCCAACTGGTGTTGATCCAACCATTCATCAGTGGGAGCAGATTAGACAGTTGATTAGATCGAAGGCATTGTTACCTTTCTTCGATAGCGCTTATCAG GGTTTTGCTAGTGGAAACCTGGATGCAGATGCAGAGTCGGTTAGGATGTTCGCGAAAGATGGGGGTGAATGTCTGGTGGCTCAAAGTTATGCCAAAAACATGGGGCTTTATGGGGAGCGTGTTGGCGCCCTAAGCATT GTTTGCAGGTCTGCGGATGTGGCCAGCAGGGTAGAGAGCCAGTTGAAATTGGTTATCAGGCCCATGTATTCAAACCCTCCCATTCATGGGGCATCAATTGTGGCAACAATCCTCAAGGACAG ATCCATGTACCAAGAATGGACCATTGAGCTGAAGGCTATGGCGGAGCGTATCATCAGCATGCGCCAGCAACTGTTTGATGCTTTACGTAGTAGAG GTACACCTGGTGACTGGAGTCACATCATCAAGCAAATTGGGATGTTCACTTTCACTGGACTTAACTCGAAGCAAGTAGCCTTTATGACTAAGGAGTATCACATCTACATGACATCCGATGG GCGAATCAGCATGGCTGGTCTGAGTTCAAGGACAGTACCACACCTCGCAGATGCAATACATGCTGCTGTCACAAGGGTAGCTTGA
- the LOC105171058 gene encoding TOM1-like protein 2 has translation MVNSMVERATSDLLIGPDWAMNIEISDICNHDPAQAKDVVKGIKARLRSKKPKVQLLALTLLETIVKNCGDIVHMHVAEKELPHEMVKMVKKKPDFHVTEKILILIDTWQEAFGGPRARYPQYFVAYQELLRLGTVFPQRAETSAPNFAAPETRPPISYQQNLRNPGSGAAAAESSAEDEFPTLSLTEIQNARGIMDVLAEMLNALDPSNKEGVQQDVIIDLVEQCRSFKHRVVHLVNSTADESLLCEGLALNDDLQRVLAKHESLSSGAISNKLEEEKPESDKPLVDIDAPLIDTGDKQSDKGSASSASLGTQLLLPAPPASNGELATPTKVDPKIDLLSGDGFNSLTIDSLALVPAGEPQPASPLATQQNALALVEMFPQSNNHQSSSAAGQAYPSSPRFQQTTNVQSPQPSLFPNGSISGPMLPQHEQSLYSQGSASAWNGQITQQQQPASPIYGAQSSNALPPPPWEAQPDNSDSALSQPQELQVTQVAASSSQPSSPSGTFLPGSQTMTNDQVVGMHMQPITGGHLPAINNQAMQNSQMPRGSNPQPMGMLPQPMQSGQMVYMYPQQMYSNQMAAYGYGYGYGYGQGQQQNAQFLEQSMSGLSVRDDISRRNSTNSVSTTSYVPSGKPSKPEDKLFGDLVDISKFKPGKTTPGRAGSM, from the exons ATGGTCAATTCGATGGTGGAAAGAGCGACGAGCGACTTGCTTATCGGTCCAGATTGGGCGATGAATATTGAGATCTCTGACATTTGCAATCACGATCCTGC ACAAGCAAAAGACGTTGTAAAAGGTATAAAGGCGCGTCTCCGTAGCAAAAAACCGAAAGTCCAGCTTCTTGCCTTAACA CTGTTGGAGACCATTGTGAAGAACTGCGGTGATATTGTCCATATGCATGTTGCTGAGAAAGAGTTACCTCATGAGATGGTGAAAATGGTGAAAAAGAAG CCTGACTTTCATGTGACAGAGAAGATCTTAATTCTAATAGATACCTGGCAAGAAGCTTTTGGAGGACCTAGGGCAAGATATCCCCAATACTTTGTGGCGTACCAGGAGTTATTG CGTCTTGGGACAGTTTTCCCTCAGAGAGCTGAGACATCGGCACCAAATTTTGCAGCACCAGAGACACGCCCTCCTATATCTTATCAGCAAAATCTTCGTAATCCTGGATCTGGAGCAGCTGCAGCTGAGTCATCTGCTGAAGATGAATTTCCAACATTGAG CTTGAcagaaattcaaaatgcaCGTGGTATTATGGATGTCCTTGCAGAAATGCTGAATGCTTTAGATCCTAGTAACAAAGAG GGAGTCCAGCAGGATGTCATCATTGATCTGGTGGAACAGTGTCGTTCATTTAAGCATAGAGTTGTTCACCTTGTTAATTCCACAGC GGATGAATCACTATTATGTGAAGGACTAGCACTAAACGATGACTTGCAACGTGTACTTGCTAAGCATGAATCACTTTCCTCCGGAGCGATCTCTAATAAATTGGAGGAGGAAAAACCTGAATCAGATAAACCGTTGGTTGACATCGATGCTCCGCTTATTGACACTGGTGATAAACAATCAGACAAAGG ATCTGCATCCAGTGCTAGCTTAGGGACACAGTTACTGCTCCCTGCTCCTCCAGCAAGTAATGGTGAATTAGCAACTCCAACAAAAGTTGATCCAAAGATAGATCTTTTGAGTGGAGATGGATTCAACTCTCTTACAATAGACTCTCTGGCACTTGTTCCTGCTGGAGAGCCTCAGCCAGCGAGCCCTCTTGCAACTCAGCAGAATGCTCTTGCTCTTGTTGAAATGTTTCCTCAGAGTAACAACCATCAATCTTCAAGTGCAGCTGGACAAGCCTATCCTTCATCACCTCGTTTCCAGCAAACAACAAATGTTCAATCTCCACAACCTTCTTTATTCCCAAATGGAAGCATTTCTGGTCCTATGCTACCCCAACATGAACAGTCACTTTATTCTCAAGGCTCTGCATCTGCCTGGAATGGTCAGATAACCCAGCAACAGCAGCCGGCCTCGCCCATTTACG GTGCTCAAAGTAGCAAtgctcttcctcctcctccttggGAAGCTCAACCAGACAACAGCGACTCCGCCCTTAGCCAGCCTCAAGAATTGCAAGTTACACAAGTAGCAGCAAGTTCCTCTCAGCCATCATCACCAAGTGGCACATTTCTTCCGGGATCACAAACCATGACAAATGACCAGGTCGTTGGAATGCATATGCAGCCAATCACTGGTGGCCACCTCCCAGCGATCAACAACCAAGCTATGCAAAACAGCCAAATGCCAAGGGGCTCAAATCCTCAACCAATGGGCATGCTTCCTCAACCAATGCAATCTGGACAGATGGTTTATATGTATCCACAACAGATGTATAGTAACCAAATGGCTGCATATGGCTACGGTTATGGCTATGGTTATGGCCAAGGTCAACAACAAAATGCCCAGTTCCTAGAGCAAAGCATGTCTGGATTGTCTGTGAGGGACGATATTTCCAGGAGAAATTCCACTAACTCAGTCTCCACAACCTCATATGTCCCATCAGGAAAGCCATCAAAGCCGGAGGACAAGCTATTTGGAGACCTTGTCGacatttctaaattcaaacCGGGGAAGACCACTCCAGGTAGAGCCGGAAGCATGTGA